In Nodosilinea sp. FACHB-141, the genomic window ATCTACGACGAAGTCTATGCCATGACCCAATCCACCGAGGCTCAGCGGGTAGCCGGGTCGCTCTTCGGCTCCATGCAGCACGTGCCGGGTTCCATGGCTCCCGAAAAGGCTGTCAGCTCCTACGTGTTCCCCTCCGGAGCCGGGCTGTGGGCTGTCCCCGGTGCCGCGGCTGGCGTGCCTACTATGTCGGGCATTGGCGCCTTTAACGAGCTCACCATGTCAGGGGCAGGGTTCACCATGTCGGGCGCTGGTCTGACCATGTCGGGGGCGGGCTTCTCGGCCTCGGCGCCGCCCATTCGCCCTCGCAAGTTCTGGCTGGTGGCCGATGCCGAGCTGATCGTCTACGGAGCCACCGAGCCCGATGCTACCGTCACCATTGGCGGGCAGCCAATCAAGCTCAACTCCGACGGCACCTTCCGGTTCCAAATGTCGTTCCAGGACGGCAATATTGACTATCCAATCATGGCGGTAGCGGCGGATGGCGAGCAGACTCGCGCCATCCACATGACCTTCGATCGCGCTACCCCCTCGCGCCGCACCAACACCAAAGACGAAGCGGTGTTGGAGTGGTTGCCCTAGGCTGCCTTGCTTAACGGCAGAATCACAAGTTAAGGAGCGCTCCTAGGGGCGCTCCTTTTTTTGCGAAATGAGACAACTCCCCGCATAGAATGAGTTGTTACCCCCGCCTGGCGCCCCGGTCCCGATCATTCACCCTAAGTAAATTTCTACGCCGTGAAACTATTTCTATTCCATACTCCTGAAGAAGTGCCTGAGCAGGGTGCGCCCGACTGTGCGATCGCTATCGATGTGCTGCGGGCCACCACCACCATGGCGGCAGCCCTGGCGGCGGGGGCCGAGGCCATTCAAGTGTTTAGTGACATCGACGACCTGCTCACCACCAGCGAAACCTGGCCTACCGACAAACGCCTGCGGGCGGGCGAACGGGGCGGCGGCAAAGTTGAGGGCTGCGACCTGGGCAACTCGCCGCTCGATCACTCCCCCGAAAGGTCAGGCGGCAAGCGCCTGTTTATGAGCACCACCAATGGCACTCGCTGCCTCAAGCGCATCGAGCACGCCCCCACAGTGATCACCGCCGCCCTAACTACCCGCCAGGCCGTAGTGGATTTTGTGCTCAGTCAGCAACCAGAAACCGTGTGGATCGTGGGCTCGGGTTGGGAGGGCACCTACTCTTTAGAAGACACCGTCTGTGCTGGAGCCATCATTCACGGCATTATTGCCGCGACGGGGCAGACATTTAAGGATTTGGCGGGGAATGACGCGGCGATCGCCGCCGTCAGCCTTTACCTCCAGTGGCAAGACCAGCTGCTCGACTTGATGCACTACGCCAGCCACGGCCAGCGTCTGCTGCGCCTCAACAACGAAGCCGACCTGCAATATTGCGCTCAGCTCGACGTGCTCAACATCGTGCCCCGCCAGCATGAGCTAGGGGTTCTGGGCCTGTAGGTGATGGCTGGGAGAAAAGCACCTTTCGGAATGAATCCCCATTGGTTCTTCGTTCTTCCTATTTCGCTTTTTCTCCCCAGCCTTAACTCCCATTTCAGGCGGTCTCAGCAGCCTTCAAAAATTTTGCCTATGCTCTAGGGAAAGGATTAAACGAATTCCCAGCCAGCACCCCAGGGCAAGGAGACTACCATGGCCGTTGACTACGATTTGGTCGTTATTGGCGGCGGTTCTGCCGGGCTAGTCGCCGCCAGTGCCGCCGCTCAGCTCAAAGCCAAAGTCGCCCTGGTCGAGCGAGAAGGTAGCCTCGGCGGCGACTGCCTACACCACGGCTGCGTGCCCAGCAAGTCCCTCATTCATGCATCGCGGGTGGCCCATGAGGTCTCTCGCGGCCCCGAGCTTGGCGTCCATGCCCAGCTCGAAAAAATTGACTTCCAGGCCGCCCTAGGCCACGTGCACCGGGTGATCGACACCATTCAGGTGCACGACTCCACCGAACGCTTTGAATCGCTTGGGGTTGAAGTAATCTATGGCAAAGGCGAATTCACCAACTCCCGCACCTTTACCGTCAACGGTCGCGCCCTGAAAGCTCGCAGCTACATTATTGCTACCGGCTCGCGCCCAGCTAACCCCAAGATTGAGGGACTAGAAGACGCGGGCTACATCACCAACCTGACGGTGTTTTCCCTTAAACACCAGCCGCAATCCTTGGCGGTGATAGGCTCTGGCCCCATTGGCTGTGAGTTGGGCCAAGCCTTTGCCCGCTTGGGCACCGAGGTCACTCTGATCGGCGGCCAAGACCATGTTCTGCCGAAGGAAGACCCCGAAGCCGCTGCCGTGGTGCAGGCGCAAATGGAAAAAGACGGCGTGCACATTCTCAACGGCACCCGCGCCCAGCGAGTCGAGGTCATCGACGGCAAAAAGCACGTCCACACCACCAATGGCACCGTGGTAGTCGACGACATTCTGCTGGCGGCGGGCCGGGCACCCAACGTCGAGTCTCTCAACCTGGAGTCCGCTGGGGTAGCCGTGGGTAAGGAGGGCATTACGGTGAACTCTAAGCTGCAAACCACCAATTCCCGTATCTATGCTGCTGGGGATGTGGTTGGTGGCTATCGGTTTACCCACGTGGCTGGCTACGAGGCAGCCGTGGCCATGCAAAACGCCCTGCTGTTTCCCACCAAAACCGCTGACTACCGAGTTATACCTTGGGCAACATTCACCGACCCTGAGCTGGCCCGAGTGGGCCTGACCGAAGCCGAGGCCCGCCAACGCTACGACGATGTCTATAT contains:
- a CDS encoding NAD(P)/FAD-dependent oxidoreductase, coding for MAVDYDLVVIGGGSAGLVAASAAAQLKAKVALVEREGSLGGDCLHHGCVPSKSLIHASRVAHEVSRGPELGVHAQLEKIDFQAALGHVHRVIDTIQVHDSTERFESLGVEVIYGKGEFTNSRTFTVNGRALKARSYIIATGSRPANPKIEGLEDAGYITNLTVFSLKHQPQSLAVIGSGPIGCELGQAFARLGTEVTLIGGQDHVLPKEDPEAAAVVQAQMEKDGVHILNGTRAQRVEVIDGKKHVHTTNGTVVVDDILLAAGRAPNVESLNLESAGVAVGKEGITVNSKLQTTNSRIYAAGDVVGGYRFTHVAGYEAAVAMQNALLFPTKTADYRVIPWATFTDPELARVGLTEAEARQRYDDVYILKQDFAGVDRALAEASGQGFAKIITRRNGKILGAHLVGPHAGELIHEVVLAMSNNLKVGALTSMIHIYPTLAEVNSKAALQLTKQKYAKNERLQGILSRVFGVLRSWS
- a CDS encoding 2-phosphosulfolactate phosphatase family protein, which gives rise to MKLFLFHTPEEVPEQGAPDCAIAIDVLRATTTMAAALAAGAEAIQVFSDIDDLLTTSETWPTDKRLRAGERGGGKVEGCDLGNSPLDHSPERSGGKRLFMSTTNGTRCLKRIEHAPTVITAALTTRQAVVDFVLSQQPETVWIVGSGWEGTYSLEDTVCAGAIIHGIIAATGQTFKDLAGNDAAIAAVSLYLQWQDQLLDLMHYASHGQRLLRLNNEADLQYCAQLDVLNIVPRQHELGVLGL